The nucleotide sequence CGCAGCGGCCCGAACCGCTCGCCGAACACGATGCTGGAGGCGGCCGAGCCGACAAACGGCACCAGCAGCGCGAACGGCACCACCTGCGCCGCCGGATAATCACGCAGCAACCGGCCCCACAGCCAATAGGCGATGCTGGTGGAGATGCCGCCGAGCATCAACATGCACAGTGCTGACGTCATCGAGATGTGCGTCAGCGATGACCAGGTCGGTGCCGGACCATTGGCGACCAGCGCCAGCGCAAACAGCGGCACCGCTGAAGTAAGGCAAAGCCAGGCGAACAGATCGAACATCGGCACGCCGCGCGCGCCACGCAGCAGGAGATTTCCGACCGCAAAGCTGACCGGCGCGATCATCAGCACCGCAAAGGCGCCAACGCTGAAATCGTAGCCGACGGTGCCGCAGATCATCAACAAGCCCGCCGCGGCGATGACGATGCCCAGCGTCTGCGCCGGCGTCGGCCGCTCGCCGAATGCGATCGCCGCAAAGCCGATCGTGAACAGCGCCTGGCTCTGCACGACGACACTGGTCAGCCCCACCGGCACGCCGTTGGCGATGCCGTAGGCCTGGGACAGGAACTCGCCGAGGAACAGCGTGAAGCTGATCGCGATCAGCAGCGACCAGGCGACCTTCGGCTTGGGAATGAACAGGCACGGCACCGCGGCAATGGCGAAGCGCATCGCCGTCATCAGCTCCGGCGAAAGCTCGTCGAGCGCGATTCGGCTTGCCACGAAGGCAAGGCCCCAGACGATCGCCACCAGGATGGCGATGAGGATATCGGCCGGCTTCATTGTTGTTCTCGGTTCTGCTTTGTCGCAGCCCTGTTTGTTATTCTGGTCTAGCCTTGCTCGCCGGCTTTGGGTTTGCGCAGCAGATAAGTGCCGTGCATGGGGGCGTGGTAATCGGCCGAGATCAGCGTGAAGCCGACGTCGGTCAGCATCCGCTCCATCACCCAGCCGAAGGTGGAATACTCGTCGCGCATATGCGTGACCACGCTTTCGCGCGAAAAATCGTGGTTCTTGATCTGGTAGTCGGCCCATTGCTCGACGTCGCGCTCGATCGCGTCCGGCATCGATGCATAGACGATGTCGCGCAGATAGAAGCTGGCGCCTGGCTTCAATGCGCGAAAGATCCGCGACATCGCAACCGCCTTCCAGAAATCCGGCAGATGGTGCAGCGTGAACTCGCTGACGATCAGATCGTAGGATTCCGGCCGGTAGGCGAAGCTGAGCAGCCCCGCGGACTGGGTGCGCACGGGCGCCTTGCGATCGCGGGCGTAGATATCGGCCAGCGCCAGCATGGCCGGCGAAATGTCGATGGCGTCGACCTCGGCACCCATCAGCGCGGCTTCGGTTGCGAGCACGCCGTTGCCACAGCCGATATCCGCGATGCGCCAGCCGCGCTGGACCCCCAGCATTTTCAGCGCGGCGCGCGCCCGCAGATCGGCATCGTCATGGGCGTCGTAGATCGAAGCCACCGCGGGCTCGATGCCCATCCGGTTCCGCTCGTTATAATACCAGTCGCGCGCCAGCATGATTCACATCCCTTCAGGCCCGCGGCCGATCGCGGCAACGCCGGTGCGCGACACCTCGACGAGGCCGAGCGGGCGCATCAGATCGATATACTGGTTGATCTTGTCGGTATTGCCTGTGATCTCGAACACAAAACTCTCGGTGGTGGCGTCGATGACGCGGGCGCGGAACGCATCCGCCAGCCGCAGCGCCTCGACGCGATGCTCGCCCTGCCCGCGCACCTTCACCATCGCGAGCTCGCGCTCGATCGAGCGCTTGGTCTGGGTCATGTCGACGACCTGATAGACGGGGATCATGCGGTCGAGCTGGTGCTTGATCTGCGCGATCACCATCGGCGTGCCCGTGGTGACGATGGTGATGCGCGACAGATGCTTCTGGGCCTCGGTCTCCGAGACCGTGAGGCTTTCGATGTTGTAACCGCGGCCCGAGAACAGGCCGATGACGCGCGCGAGCACGCCCGGCTCGTTCTGCACGAGCACTGCGAGCGTGTGCGTCTCGTTCGGATCGTGACGCTCCTCGATGAAATAGGCGGATGCGGGCTGGTTCATTGTCGTCCCCTTATTCTTTCTTGTCATGCCCCGCGAATGCGGGGCATCCAATAATCACCAGCGTCAAGAGTCTCACATCTGCCGCGGCGTACTGGATCGCCCGGTCAAGCCGGGCGATGACAGCGGAGTTTGCGGACATCGCGCTCACACCAGCGCCTTGCCGCCGGCAAATGCCTTTGCGGTGGCTTCGTCATTCGCCTGCTCGGGCAACAGCATCTCGTTATGCGCCTTGCCGGAGGGAATCATCGGGAAGCAGTTTTCCAGCGCGGCGACGCGGCAGTCGAACAGCACCGGGCGCTTGACCGAGATCATCTCCTGGATGGCGCCATCGAGATCGGCGGGCTTGTGCACCTGGAGACCGACGCCGCCATAGGCTTCAGCGAGCTTGACGAAGTCCGGCAGCGCCTCCGAGTAGGAATGCGACAGACGATTGCCGTGCAGCAGCTGCTGCCACTGGCGCACCATGCCCATGTACTGGTTGTTCAGGATGAAGATCTTGATCGGCAGCTCGTACTGAACCGCGGTCGACATCTCCTGCATCGTCATCTGCACCGAGGCATCGCCCGCGATGTCGATGACGAGGCTGTCGGGATGGGCAACCTGCACGCCGACCGCGGCCGGCAGGCCGTAGCCCATCGTGCCGAGACCACCGGAGGTCATCCAGCGGTGCGGCTCCTCGAAGCCGAAGAATTGCGCCGCCCACATCTGGTGCTGGCCGACCTCGGTCGTGATGTAGGTGTCCCGACCGCGCGTCGCCTCAAAAAGGGCCTGGATCGCGTGCTGCGGCAGGATGACGTCGTTGCTCTTCTTGTAATAGAGCGAATTGCGGGCACGCCACTGCGCGATCTGCTGCCACCACGCCTTGACGTCGGGCTTCTTCGCCTCCGCCTTGAACACCTGGAGGATGTCGCCGAGGATGTTGCCGCAATCGCCGATGATCGGCACGTCGACACGGATGTTCTTGTTGATCGAGGACGGGTCGATGTCGATGTGGATCTTCTTCGAGCCCGGCGAGAACGCATCGACGCGGCCGGTGATGCGGTCGTCGAAGCGCGCGCCGACGCACAGCATGACGTCGCAGTCATGCATGGTCATGTTGGCTTCATAGGTGCCGTGCATGCCCAGCATGCCGAGCCAGTTCTTGCCCGACGCGGGATATGCACCCAGGCCCATCAGCGTGGAGGTGATCGGGAAACCCGTGACCTCGACCAGCTCACGCAAGAGCTTGGTCGCCTCGGGGCCGGAATTG is from Bradyrhizobium xenonodulans and encodes:
- a CDS encoding EamA family transporter is translated as MKPADILIAILVAIVWGLAFVASRIALDELSPELMTAMRFAIAAVPCLFIPKPKVAWSLLIAISFTLFLGEFLSQAYGIANGVPVGLTSVVVQSQALFTIGFAAIAFGERPTPAQTLGIVIAAAGLLMICGTVGYDFSVGAFAVLMIAPVSFAVGNLLLRGARGVPMFDLFAWLCLTSAVPLFALALVANGPAPTWSSLTHISMTSALCMLMLGGISTSIAYWLWGRLLRDYPAAQVVPFALLVPFVGSAASSIVFGERFGPLRLAGMLTVIGGIAVMVLAKRPQILPKTA
- a CDS encoding acetolactate synthase 3 large subunit — its product is MSDKSHDPNQMTGAAMIVRALIDHGVTDIFGYPGGAVLPIYDEIFQQSEVQHILVRHEQGAGHAAEGYARSTGKPGVALVTSGPGATNMVTPLTDALMDSIPLVCISGQVPTHLIGNDAFQECDTVGITRPCTKHNWLVRDVNDLAKVLHEAFYVATTGRPGPVLVDVPKDVQFATGTYHPPRKSDVHRSYAPRVKGDATQIRKAVSLLANAKRPVIYSGGGVINSGPEATKLLRELVEVTGFPITSTLMGLGAYPASGKNWLGMLGMHGTYEANMTMHDCDVMLCVGARFDDRITGRVDAFSPGSKKIHIDIDPSSINKNIRVDVPIIGDCGNILGDILQVFKAEAKKPDVKAWWQQIAQWRARNSLYYKKSNDVILPQHAIQALFEATRGRDTYITTEVGQHQMWAAQFFGFEEPHRWMTSGGLGTMGYGLPAAVGVQVAHPDSLVIDIAGDASVQMTMQEMSTAVQYELPIKIFILNNQYMGMVRQWQQLLHGNRLSHSYSEALPDFVKLAEAYGGVGLQVHKPADLDGAIQEMISVKRPVLFDCRVAALENCFPMIPSGKAHNEMLLPEQANDEATAKAFAGGKALV
- a CDS encoding class I SAM-dependent methyltransferase; amino-acid sequence: MLARDWYYNERNRMGIEPAVASIYDAHDDADLRARAALKMLGVQRGWRIADIGCGNGVLATEAALMGAEVDAIDISPAMLALADIYARDRKAPVRTQSAGLLSFAYRPESYDLIVSEFTLHHLPDFWKAVAMSRIFRALKPGASFYLRDIVYASMPDAIERDVEQWADYQIKNHDFSRESVVTHMRDEYSTFGWVMERMLTDVGFTLISADYHAPMHGTYLLRKPKAGEQG
- the ilvN gene encoding acetolactate synthase small subunit, with product MNQPASAYFIEERHDPNETHTLAVLVQNEPGVLARVIGLFSGRGYNIESLTVSETEAQKHLSRITIVTTGTPMVIAQIKHQLDRMIPVYQVVDMTQTKRSIERELAMVKVRGQGEHRVEALRLADAFRARVIDATTESFVFEITGNTDKINQYIDLMRPLGLVEVSRTGVAAIGRGPEGM